The Myxococcota bacterium genome has a segment encoding these proteins:
- a CDS encoding SUF system NifU family Fe-S cluster assembly protein, whose product MDDLRELYQTTILDHNKRPRNFRRIEDGARQADGHNPVCGDKLTVYVAVDDAGRIADVAFEGEGCAISTASASLMTEYVKGRTLAEVEAAFTGFHDLVTGPPGGASPDAVDALGKLAVFAGVREFPMRVKCATLCWHTLNAALANQRETARTE is encoded by the coding sequence ATGGACGACCTGCGCGAGCTCTACCAGACGACCATCCTCGACCACAACAAGCGGCCGCGGAACTTCCGGCGCATCGAGGACGGCGCGCGTCAGGCCGACGGCCACAACCCCGTCTGCGGCGACAAGCTCACCGTCTACGTCGCCGTCGACGACGCCGGCCGCATCGCCGACGTCGCATTCGAGGGCGAGGGCTGCGCGATCTCCACCGCGTCCGCCTCACTCATGACCGAGTACGTGAAGGGCCGCACGCTCGCCGAGGTCGAGGCCGCGTTCACCGGCTTCCACGATCTCGTCACCGGCCCGCCCGGCGGCGCGTCGCCGGATGCCGTCGACGCACTCGGCAAGCTCGCGGTCTTCGCCGGCGTCCGCGAGTTCCCCATGCGCGTCAAGTGCGCGACGCTGTGCTGGCACACCCTCAACGCCGCGCTCGCCAACCAGCGCGAGACGGCCCGCACCGAGTAG